The following coding sequences lie in one Heyndrickxia oleronia genomic window:
- a CDS encoding IclR family transcriptional regulator, with product MNQSIIKALSLLDFFSEERPELSLKEITELVQLPKPTVYRLLSSLEYCGFLTKTRDSDYDKRYRLGLKLMELGQLVSDQLELRKISLPFMKELANDINEVVHLVIVHQDEAVYIEKVESTHALRLYTRIGKRSPLYLGSGPKLLLAYLSDEKRKAIIEKTTLQDFKKDLLSKDRLMKEIEEIQRNGFSVSYGEQDEGTIGISFPIYNYYGEVIASLAVSGPYYRFEGRNLENIKDKTRIISKKISSELGHRSCSI from the coding sequence GTGAATCAAAGTATTATTAAGGCATTAAGCCTTTTGGACTTTTTCTCAGAGGAAAGACCTGAATTGAGCTTAAAGGAAATAACTGAGCTTGTTCAATTACCAAAGCCAACGGTCTATCGTTTATTGTCATCATTAGAATATTGTGGCTTTCTAACGAAAACAAGGGATTCTGACTATGATAAGCGTTACAGACTTGGATTAAAGCTAATGGAGTTAGGACAATTGGTATCGGATCAATTGGAATTAAGGAAGATTTCGCTCCCCTTTATGAAAGAATTGGCCAATGATATAAATGAGGTTGTCCACTTAGTCATTGTCCATCAGGATGAGGCTGTTTATATTGAAAAAGTGGAAAGTACCCATGCATTACGGCTATATACAAGAATTGGAAAGAGGTCGCCTCTTTATCTTGGTTCCGGCCCCAAATTACTATTAGCCTATTTATCAGATGAAAAGAGAAAAGCAATAATAGAGAAGACGACTTTACAAGATTTTAAAAAAGATCTCTTGAGTAAAGATCGGTTAATGAAGGAAATAGAAGAAATCCAAAGAAATGGTTTCTCTGTTAGTTATGGAGAACAGGATGAGGGAACAATCGGAATATCATTTCCTATATATAATTATTACGGTGAAGTAATCGCTTCTCTTGCGGTAAGTGGCCCTTATTATCGCTTTGAGGGTAGGAATTTAGAGAATATTAAAGACAAGACAAGGATTATTTCTAAAAAAATTTCCTCCGAGTTAGGGCATCGTTCATGTTCGATTTAA
- a CDS encoding saccharopine dehydrogenase family protein: MKIAVLGAGLMGKEATRDLVNSAGVEKVTLADVDVKRAEAVCQQLQSTKLSSAYLDATNQDQLANFIRDYDVVINALFYTFNEKVARAAIDVGVNCVDLGGHIGHATDHVLAMHEDAKNANVTLIPDLGVAPGMINILTGYGASQLDEVKSIKIYVGGIPVVPEPPLEYNHVFSMEGVFDHYTDPSLVIRNGIKQEVPSLSEIETIHFERFGPLEAFHTAGGTSTLSLSYPDVETLEYKTIRYQGHAEKFKLLVDLNLTRSDYEVEVNGQKIKPRDVLLKALDPIVELGEKDDAVLLRVIVEGNKNGAKKKLEYELITYKDRVNQVTAMARATANTISVVAQMIGSGLISQKGVYPPEKIVPGRAYIEEMAKRDVNIVDKSSQSRSNVNV; encoded by the coding sequence ATGAAAATCGCTGTTTTAGGTGCTGGACTTATGGGAAAGGAAGCAACTAGAGATTTGGTGAATAGTGCAGGTGTGGAGAAAGTTACATTAGCGGATGTGGATGTGAAAAGAGCTGAGGCTGTATGCCAGCAGCTGCAATCTACGAAACTATCATCTGCCTACTTAGATGCAACTAACCAAGATCAATTGGCAAATTTTATCCGTGATTATGATGTCGTTATTAATGCTCTTTTTTATACTTTCAATGAAAAAGTGGCTAGAGCAGCGATTGATGTGGGGGTAAACTGTGTAGATTTAGGAGGGCATATTGGGCACGCGACAGATCATGTTTTGGCAATGCATGAGGATGCAAAAAATGCAAATGTGACGTTGATTCCTGATTTAGGTGTAGCACCTGGAATGATTAATATTCTTACTGGTTATGGTGCTAGTCAGCTGGATGAGGTTAAATCGATTAAAATTTATGTAGGTGGTATTCCTGTCGTACCTGAACCACCACTTGAGTATAATCATGTATTTTCTATGGAGGGGGTATTCGATCACTATACTGATCCATCTTTAGTTATAAGAAACGGAATCAAACAGGAGGTTCCTTCTTTATCTGAGATTGAAACAATCCATTTTGAAAGATTTGGTCCACTAGAAGCATTTCATACAGCAGGTGGAACATCGACATTATCCCTGTCCTATCCAGATGTAGAGACACTTGAATATAAAACGATACGGTATCAGGGGCATGCAGAAAAGTTTAAATTACTAGTTGATCTAAATCTAACAAGAAGTGATTATGAAGTAGAAGTAAACGGTCAAAAAATCAAGCCCCGGGATGTCTTATTAAAAGCATTAGATCCGATAGTTGAGCTAGGTGAGAAAGATGATGCTGTACTTCTTAGAGTGATTGTTGAAGGAAATAAAAATGGTGCAAAGAAAAAGCTAGAATATGAATTGATCACCTATAAAGATCGTGTGAATCAAGTAACCGCCATGGCTCGGGCTACTGCAAATACGATATCTGTTGTAGCCCAAATGATTGGTAGTGGACTTATTTCTCAAAAAGGTGTATACCCACCAGAAAAAATTGTTCCTGGAAGGGCTTATATTGAAGAAATGGCAAAGCGCGATGTTAATATAGTGGATAAAAGTTCGCAATCTCGTTCTAATGTTAATGTATAA
- a CDS encoding aldehyde dehydrogenase family protein codes for MLNTVISGERVVNYINGEWTVPTEEKYTSIVNPATGKSIGEILLSSKKEVDLAVEAAKKAQKKWALVPAPQRAEILYRVGLIMKDRKEELSRILTQEMGKVIEEARGEVQEGIDMAFYMAGEGRRLFGNTTPSELKDKVAMSIRVPVGIVGIITPWNFPIAIATWKSFPAIVGGNAVIWKPATETPLMARELVKIFEEAGLPKGVINLVCGSGSQVGNAMVEHPDIDVISFTGSNEVGRTIAETCGRMLKRVSLEMGGKNAVIVMDDADLTLAVEGILWSAFGTSGQRCTACSRVIVHEDVKEKLEEQLLVAMEKLTLGNGLDDSVKIGPVINGSALQKIHEYVGIGKNEGAKLLAGGSIVKDDRLGNGYYYEPTLFTDVTPDMRIAQEEIFGPVVSIIPVKSFEEAIEVNNGVTYGLSSSIFTRDVNRVFAAQRDLDTGIVYVNAGTTGAEIHLPFGGTKGTGNGHRDSGVQALDVFTEWKSIYVDYSGKLQRAQIDVE; via the coding sequence ATGTTAAATACAGTCATTAGCGGAGAAAGAGTAGTTAATTATATCAATGGGGAGTGGACAGTTCCAACTGAAGAAAAATATACATCAATTGTTAATCCGGCAACAGGAAAATCTATTGGGGAAATTTTACTCTCATCAAAAAAAGAGGTTGATCTTGCAGTAGAAGCAGCAAAAAAGGCGCAAAAAAAGTGGGCCTTAGTACCAGCTCCGCAAAGAGCTGAGATTTTATATCGTGTAGGTCTCATTATGAAGGACAGAAAGGAAGAGTTATCCCGAATTTTGACGCAAGAAATGGGAAAGGTCATTGAAGAAGCACGAGGAGAAGTTCAAGAAGGAATTGATATGGCCTTTTATATGGCGGGGGAAGGAAGAAGGTTATTCGGAAATACAACTCCATCCGAATTAAAAGATAAAGTCGCGATGAGCATTCGCGTTCCTGTTGGGATTGTTGGTATTATTACTCCTTGGAATTTCCCAATTGCTATTGCAACATGGAAGTCATTTCCTGCAATTGTCGGAGGAAATGCAGTCATTTGGAAGCCCGCAACGGAAACACCGCTAATGGCTAGAGAACTAGTAAAGATATTTGAGGAAGCAGGGCTGCCAAAAGGAGTGATAAATCTTGTTTGTGGCTCAGGTTCCCAAGTGGGGAATGCGATGGTTGAGCATCCAGATATTGATGTCATTTCTTTTACAGGATCCAATGAGGTAGGGCGTACGATTGCAGAAACATGTGGAAGAATGTTAAAGCGAGTATCCCTAGAAATGGGTGGGAAAAATGCCGTTATTGTAATGGATGATGCAGATTTAACTTTAGCTGTAGAAGGAATTTTATGGAGCGCATTTGGAACAAGTGGTCAAAGATGTACAGCATGTAGTCGGGTTATTGTTCATGAGGATGTAAAGGAGAAACTTGAAGAGCAGCTGTTAGTAGCAATGGAAAAACTAACACTTGGAAATGGTTTAGATGATAGTGTGAAGATAGGTCCAGTGATTAATGGAAGTGCACTTCAGAAGATCCATGAATATGTTGGAATTGGAAAGAATGAAGGGGCAAAGCTTTTAGCAGGTGGTTCAATAGTCAAGGATGATAGACTTGGAAATGGCTATTATTATGAGCCCACCTTATTTACAGATGTGACACCAGATATGAGAATTGCACAGGAAGAAATTTTCGGACCGGTAGTGTCAATCATTCCAGTCAAAAGCTTTGAAGAAGCAATTGAAGTGAACAATGGCGTTACATATGGATTATCAAGTTCTATTTTTACTAGAGATGTGAATCGAGTGTTCGCTGCACAAAGAGATTTAGACACTGGAATTGTATATGTTAATGCAGGAACGACTGGTGCTGAGATACATTTACCATTTGGAGGAACGAAAGGTACAGGAAATGGCCATCGTGATTCAGGAGTGCAAGCACTAGATGTATTTACAGAATGGAAGAGTATATATGTGGATTATAGTGGGAAGCTTCAACGTGCCCAAATAGATGTAGAGTAA
- a CDS encoding diguanylate cyclase, which produces MLKTMLSNIAIILFMHLCLQPLYFANKKQGIRNAVLHVIIVSFTVISLFYFPILIEEKFRFDLRAIPISFISVMHGVIFAIPVVIIASVWRFILGGAGAFPGIIFSIIIPAILSLIIRRFFHWGKFGVMKVLFFSTIIWAVCDLPFLFFVDLDINFYMMRYVTFQLSVLILFAFTKLSYHHLHLLNQFKFNAEHDSLTKLFNMKRFYEEIKALKHLNSEGGYIAMIDIDHFKKINDTYGHQTGDLVLRNFAKILLKHRQQRTIVARYGGEEFIFFKQTDTFEEALQTFEEVRKDVETSQFYRKTGELIGQVTISIGVASFPANSKLEYAVKTADEQLYKAKMNGRNQVVCSIK; this is translated from the coding sequence GTGCTGAAAACAATGTTATCAAATATAGCAATTATATTATTTATGCATCTATGTCTCCAGCCTTTGTATTTTGCAAATAAAAAGCAAGGGATAAGGAATGCAGTATTACATGTTATTATTGTCTCATTTACAGTTATTAGTTTATTTTATTTTCCTATATTGATAGAAGAGAAATTTCGATTTGATTTAAGGGCCATTCCCATCTCCTTTATATCTGTTATGCATGGAGTGATTTTTGCGATTCCAGTTGTCATTATAGCAAGTGTATGGAGATTTATATTAGGTGGAGCGGGGGCATTTCCTGGTATTATTTTTTCAATTATCATACCAGCAATATTGAGTTTGATTATCCGTCGTTTTTTTCATTGGGGAAAATTTGGAGTAATGAAGGTGCTATTTTTTTCTACTATCATTTGGGCAGTTTGTGATCTTCCATTTTTATTTTTTGTCGATTTAGATATAAACTTTTATATGATGCGTTATGTGACATTTCAATTAAGTGTATTAATATTATTTGCTTTCACTAAACTATCTTACCATCATCTTCATTTACTTAACCAATTTAAGTTTAATGCAGAACATGATTCATTAACAAAATTGTTTAATATGAAAAGATTTTATGAGGAAATAAAAGCACTTAAGCATTTAAACAGTGAGGGTGGATATATTGCTATGATTGATATTGATCATTTTAAAAAGATCAATGACACATATGGTCATCAAACTGGAGATTTAGTTTTAAGAAATTTTGCGAAGATTTTATTGAAACATAGACAGCAAAGGACTATAGTAGCCCGCTACGGTGGGGAAGAGTTTATTTTTTTTAAACAGACAGATACGTTTGAAGAAGCTCTCCAAACATTTGAAGAGGTTAGAAAAGATGTTGAAACCTCCCAGTTCTATAGAAAAACTGGGGAGCTTATAGGTCAAGTTACTATTTCAATTGGAGTGGCTTCATTTCCAGCCAATTCAAAACTAGAGTATGCAGTAAAGACAGCTGATGAACAGCTATATAAAGCAAAAATGAATGGAAGGAATCAAGTGGTATGTTCGATAAAATAA